The following is a genomic window from Moorella sp. Hama-1.
CTGCCAGGCAGCGATCCGGGTAACTATCTCCCGGGCCGCAACCGGTCCAACCCGCCGCAGGGGGAATAACTTCTCCCGTCCGGATGTCAAGCCTACCGGGACCACGGCGATGGATTGCACCGCCGGGAAAAGGCCGCTTAAATCTCTTATCGTCCGCGTCAGTTCCGGGCCGTCATTAAGCCCCGGGCAAAGGACAATCTGGGTATGGACCTGGATGCCGGCCGCAGCCAGGCGCTGCAGCTGGTCCATAATGGCTCCGGCGCGATGGTTACCCAGGATCTGCTGCCGCAACTCCGGGTTGGTCGTATGGACAGATACATAGAGGGGGCTGAGGTGCCAGCGCCGGATATAATCCCAGTCCGCGGGTTGCAAATTAGTCAGGGTGATAAAGTTGCCGTGTAAAAAGGAGTAACGATAGTCATCGTCTTTGAGATAAAGACCCCGGCGTAGACCGGCCGGCATTTGGTCGACGAAGCAAAAGAGGCATTTGTTGGCGCAATGGCGCAGGCCGTCAAAGGTGGGGTTGGCAAACTCCAACCCCAGATCCTCACTATAATCTTTTTCAATATCCAGAAGCCAGGTTTCGCCAGCGGCCTTCTTTATCTCTACCTGAAGGTTTTCATCAGCACAGAGGTAACGGTAAGCAATAAGGTCGGGCACCGGCTCACCGTTAATGGCCACCACTTCATCGCCAGGGGCGATTCCCAGTTCAGCAGCAATACTGTCCGGCCGGACGGCAGTTATCACTGCCCGCGCATCGGGCAAAAAACTCAGCTCCCTGCTAGTTCCATTGTTTCGCCCTAATTATCCAATATTTTACCCCGGCCGTCAAGTTTTTACCTGGAGCCGGGGCCTCAACCCGGAAGCAGGGGCCGGTTTTTTTAGCCCACCAGCCATGCTCCTCCGGACCCCTTCTACCAAACCGGCCAGGGTTTGGTAGTCACGTCTAAGACTCCAGCACAATAACCACCGGCCCGGTGTTGCCAGGTGGCGGTAGCGCCGGCAGAAACCGCCTACCCGCCACGATAGGGAAACATGGCGGGAGACATCTAACCACACCACCTCCCCCTGTTCCCGCCCCATAATTGCCAGGAAACTCGCCACCGCCAACCGGGCGGCTGCACCGTCATTACCCACGGCGGCAGTGTATATAGCCGCGCCGGTGCGATCCCGGCTCAGGTAGCGCAGGCCTCCCCGCCCTTCAGGAGCATCAAAATGGGGGAGTTTTTTTAATTGCCGCCAGTCCGGCAGTTGAGCGGGAGTAAGCCACCCCAAATGCAGGGCGGCGGCGATTACCCCGGCATGGGTGCCGTTAAAACAGGCGTAAACAACTATCATTGCAGGTCTCCCCCAAAACGAGATGTGAGATGTGGGAGGAGAGATTTGAGCTGCCTGTAGAAACTGGCTAATGCCAGTTTCAGATTAAAGCATGCTTACTTACCATTTCTCCCGTTCGCTGGTGGAGGCATGCCACCATGGGTGGCTCCTCGCTCAGCCTTGTTTGGCGGCGGGGGTGGCTCCTTCCTGCCGGCAATGGTTACCACCCTGCCAGAGGGGGCGGTGCCGGTCGACAAAAGCGACCAGCTGGAAATAGGCCCGCCGGGTGCCCAGGATAACCAGGGGCCGCCCGGGGGTGGTCATCCCCAGGCGCCGGGAGGTGAAGCCCCCCAGGACCATTAACCGGTTCACAAAGGGGGAGGTGTTGAGGAGTAGCAATTCCCTGCGTGGCAGTTCCAGAGCTGCTGCCAGATCGTAAAGGAGGGCTTCAAAGCGCTCACCCAGATTTTTCTTACCAGCCGCATAAATGTCGTTACCGTAAGGGTCACGGCCCATATATTTAATTTCCCCCTCTTCTCCCCGGCTGCGGGCATCAAAATACGGCAGGGACATGAGTTCCGCTGCCGCAGGTAAACGGTCCCGGGGCAGCAGCCCCAGGTGGATGGCTGCTGCCGTTACCGAGGAATGGGAGCCACCAAAGCAATGGTAGATAACCTGCATCTCAGTCCTTTTGCCAGTCCGCCCTTTCGTCATTGGTCTCCAGATTTGCATAAGGTTTTGCCAACGGCCGGACCGCCCCACCTTCCTCATCCATTTCTTCAGTCTCTTTTTCCTTGCCGGCATTACCCTTAAGACCTTTGTTCACCAGGGGTTTAGAGGCCCGCCGCCAGCCCAGCAGGTTAACCCACTCTATGGAGGTAAATTGTTTTAACCTGGCTACGGCCTTTTCCCAGCTGCCGGCTGAAATCAGTAGGAAAATGCCGCCGCCGAGGACAAAAGCCAGCAGGACAAAGAAGACACCTTTCCAGTCGGCAGCAGTACTGGGAGTCCGGGCCGCTGTAGGAGTGGCAGCGAAGCCCAGAACCGGCGGCACGACGTCAGCGAAGAGGGCGGCCCCCCGCTCCGCTTCCTGGCGGGTATTGGTGTGGGTACCCACCTCCAAGAGCATAGCCCTGGGGGTGAGGTCCTGGTTGTAGCTACCGGCGCCGATGAATATCCCCCTGATTAAGCCGGGATAGCGGGCATCGGCTGCTGCCTTCAATCTTTTAGCATAATCCAGGTTGGCGCCCATATTCTGGTTTTCCCGGCCAACGACCAGTCGCACCATAGTGACATCCTGGCCATTGATTGTCCGGCGGTAAAAGGTGGGGTCGGGTACTCCGTCCCGGTGGATATCGAACAGGGCCGCCGCCCCTTTTTGCAATAAGGATAAAGCCGTGCGGCGGGAACGCCGGTAGGAGCCGTCGTCATGGGGAGCATGGGAAGTCGTGTCATGGATGACTGTTAGCCCCAGGCTGCGCAGGCGATCGCTGAAGGCGCTGCCTACCTTGAGGATGCCGCCGTTTCCAGGAATACTCTCCGTACCGTCGGAAGGTACGTAGGATTCGTCGTCATGGGAGTGATAAACGCCGATTATCTGGCTGCCGGCCTGGGCCGGGGTCGCACTGCCTGCAGGGGCGGGTTGCCCGGCCAGGGCGGGAGCCTCCTCCTCATTGAGGGAGATCTGCTCAATACCTATTTCCCGGCAGATACCTCGGTTGCCTTCAATACGGATTACCCGGTACCGATGGTTATCAGCGGAGATAAACTCGTCATGAATGTAGACCTTGCGGGCCATCATATCCAGGACCCGGCCCTGTTCATCAACCAGGACGGAGTATTGCCCGGTGGTATGGTTGCCCGGCAACAGTTCAGCCAGGCTGAAGACCCGGGCAGCCGGAGCCTGATCCTGGTTCCGGAGGGAGGCAACTCCCAGCATGACCAGGGCCAGAACCAGCAAGCCCAACCCGCCCCAGATTCGGATGGAACGGCTGATTTTACTCATTACCCTCACCCCCCCTGCCTTGAGTTGTCTCAGTGTTTGTACTCGCTGGTGCCTGTTTCAGGGCTGGCCCTTTCAGGCCGGCCAGTAAGGAACGGTCGTGAGTACCGATTTGCGGGCCACCCTGCATCCTTTCCCTTATCTCCCCGATTAATTCCGCCAGGAGAACTGCCACCACAGCAGCCATAAAGGTGGCGTCAATAATACCGGCGCCGCCGAAGGCCACCGTCCCGCGCAGGCCCAGGCGTAGGTAAAAGATGAGGTCAGTAAGATCCAGCAGCAGGACGCCCAGGATAGCCCCCACAAAGGCCGCCCGGCGGGAACGACCGACCAGGTAGGCTACTAAGCCGGCGACGAAGGGGTAATAATAAAGGGGATCAAGGAGGTTAAGGGCGTAGACATTCCATGCTTCCCGGCCGCGGGTGATGTAGGTGATGCCAAAAAGGACGGCGGCAGTTACAACTGCCCCCAGCAGGGCCCGCCCCGTCTCCCGGGCTGTACCGGCCCGGTAAAGGACATAAACGGCCAGGCCCAGGGGTATCAGGGCACCGCCGACGTTTATGGAAGTAACGACGCGGCCGCTGGTCAGGGGGATGTTGATGAAGCTGCCTACAATCATAGCCACAATCAAGACCAGGGCGGTACGATCGTTTAAATACAGGCGATCCAGGACCCGGTGGGCCAGGCCAAAATAAACCAGGCCAAAGATAATAACCAGCAACAAAACGCCAATGGTATATCCCGTCATGGGAATCCTCCTTCCAGGAATAGATTTCCCCGACGGGACAGAAATATACCGCCATTAAAAAAGCCCAGGTGCTAAGCACCCGGGTCTTCTCCGAAAATATCATATTTCCGCTATACCTGGCGGCGCCGGAGGCCATCCAGCCAGGCCCTGGTCTGGCCGGTAATGACTATCGGACTGCTGGCCAATTCAGCCGGGGTGGCACAGCCGGTTAGCAGGCAGATACGTTTTAAGTCTTCCTGCCAGTGAAGAATCTCCTGGGCCAGGTTTTCTTCGCCCTCTTCCAGGAGGATTTTCAGGAAGTAGCCAGCTACACCTACGATTCTGGCCCCCAGGGCCAGGGCACGGGCAGCGTCCAGGGCGTGGCGGATACCGCCGGTGGATACTATCTCTACCGGCAGGCCCAGTTCCTTAATCTCTAGGATGCTCACCGCCGTCGGCAGCCCCCATTCCGCCAGGGCGGTAATCTGGCGTTCCCGGCGCCTGTTTTCGATGGCGGCAAAATCAGTCCCCCCGCGGCCGCCTACATCCAGAATCCGTACGCCGGCATGATATAGCTGCCGGGCCGCTTCCCGGGAGAGACCAAAGCCAACTTCCTTGGCGATAACAGGTACCTCCAGGGTATTAACGAGATCCCGGATATTACCCAGCCAGCCCCGGAAGGAGCGGTCACCCTCGGGCATGACCAGCTCCTGGGCCGCATTCAGGTGTACCTGTAACCCGTCGGCAGCAATCATATCTGCTGCCTCGGCCGCCGTGGCCGGGGAGTTACCGGCACCGATGTTAGCCAGGATTAACCCGTCTGGGTTTTCCCGGCGCACGACAGTAAAACTCGCGCGCCAGTCTTTATTCTCCACCGCTCCCTTCTGGGAACCCACGGCCAGGGCAATACCCGTCCGTCGCGCCACCCTGGCCAGGGCGGCGTTGATGGCCGTTGTCTCCGGTGGTCCGCCGGTAAGGGCGTTAATAATAAAAGGGGCGGCCAGGGTTTTTCCCAGCCACCGGCAACTAAGATCTATATCAGACCAGTCCAGTTCCGGCAGGGCCTGATGGATGATGTGGACATCCTCCAGGCCGTTACCGTCGTTATTATCTCCCTGGAAAAGGCGCAGGTGTTCCAGCTTGCGCCGGCCCCGGCCTTCGTTATCTATATCATTCAAGTGAGAGCCCACCCCTCGCAGGTGGCGTTACTGGTTTGAGGATTGATTTTCCTCAAAAAGCTCCCCAAAGAGATCGCCAAGTTTAACACCGCTATCATTTTGAGGTTCGGCAGCCTTTTCTGCCGGTCGGGGCTGTTTCCTGGCCTTTTCCCGGGCAGCCTGGCGCAGGCTCAGGCTCATCCGCTGGGCTTCCTGATCTACCCCCAGGACCTTTACCGGGATGGTTTCGCCAACGCTGACAACGTCCTCGGGTTTATCGACGTGGCGGTCGGCCAGCTGGGAGATGTGCACCAGGCCTTCAATACCCGGTTCAACCTCCACAAAGGCACCAAAGGGGGCCAGGCGGAGAACTTTACCTTCAACAACGGTTCCTACCGGATAGCGTTCGGCTGCCGTGTCCCAGGGATTGGGCAGAAGTTGCTTACGGCCCAGGGAAACCTTACCGCCCTCCCGGTCGATGCCCAGGACCTTTACTTCAATTTCCTGGCCTTCGCTCAGGGCATCCCGGGGATGCTCGACCCGGCCCCAGGATATTTCTGACACATGGAGCAGGCCGTCAACCCCGCCCAGGTCCACGAAGGCACCAAAGTTAGTTAAGCGCCGGACAATGCCCGTACGCACCTGGCCTACTTCCAGGCTTTCCCAGGTGGCCTGGCGCTGTTTCTCATATTCTTCTTCCAGGATAGCCTTCCGGGAAAGGACGACTTTATTCTTGCTGCGGTCGAGTTCAATTACCCGCAGGCGCAGGTTTTGTCCCAGGTAGGCGTTGAGGTCTTCGACATAACCCCTCTCCACCAGGGAAGCCGGTAAAAAGCCCCTGACGCCGACGTCAATCAGGAGACCACCCTTGACGACTTCGATAACCTCACCAGTGATCTCCTCACCACTGGCCAGTTTTTCCTCTAACCTTTCCCAGGCAACCCGGCGGTCTGCCCGCCTCTTGGACAATACTGGATGGCCCTCTTCATTCTCGGGCCGTAAAACCATGACCTCTATGGTATCGCCCACGGCAACCACTTCATGGGGGTCGGTCACGTTACGGTGGGATAGTTCATTCAAGGGGATGATCCCTTCGGATTTACCCCCCACGTCCACCATAACTTCATTTTCGTTGACCTGGATGACCGTACCCCTAACAACGCTGCCGCGGCGCAGTTCCGGCATCCTGGCGGTTATCTGCTGCATTTCACTACGCTGCTCTTCCGGGGTCCCGGCTTCTTCCGGGGCTACCTCTGGTGCCTCCTGATCCCAGTCGGCAGCGGCGTTTTCCGCCCCTGCTGCCGGTACTCCGGCCCCGTTTTCCGGCTCGGAAACTGCCGCGTTACCTTCTGGCGCTGCTGGGGCTAAGGGTTCTCCAGCGGCCGCTGGTTCCTGGGCGGTTACCGGTTCCTTTTCTTCTTCCGGGACCATCGTTTTTTCCTCTCCAGTCAACATTACAACTACCTCCTCAATAATCCACGCTGGGGTCGAAGCGCCACCTGTGACCCCGACCCTCCGGGTATTTATGAACCACTGGCGACACAACTCCCCGGCCCTTTCCACATGGTAAGTAGGCGTCCCCGTCGCCCGGCAGAGTTCTGCCAGGTGCCGGGTATTGGCGCTTTCCTTACCACCGACGACGACCATTACGTCTACCTGGCGCGCCAACCTGACTGCCGCTTCCTGACGCTGGTGGGTGGCCTGGCAAACGGTATTGTGTACTACCAGAGTATCCGTATTGGAACGCAAAGCTGCAGCAACTTCCATCAACCGGGATTCCGGCTGGGTGGTCTGGGCTAAAACCGCCCGCCGCTGGTGAAAGGGTAAAGCTGCCGCCGCTTCTTTATCTGGAACTACCACGGCCCCCGGCCCGGCCCAGCCCAGGAGGCCCTGAACTTCTGGATGACCGGCTTCGCCAACGATTACCACCTGGTAACCGGCAGCGGCCATTTTTTGGGCCAGCCGCTGGGCCCGCCGCACATAAGGGCAGGTGGCATCGATAATCTCCAGACCCCTGGCCCGGGCCTGACCCAGCGTCTCCGGGGTTGTACCGTGGGAACGAATCAAGACCCGGTCACAATCGACTTCTTCCAGGGAAGCCGCCGGGCGGACGCCCTCCCTGGCGAGCTGCTCCACCACCTGGGGGTTATGGATAAGCATCCCCAGGGAGGCCACCGGTTTAGGAGCTCGCCGGGCTTTTTCTACGGCGCGCGTGACGCCGAAACAAAATCCGGCATAATCGGCTACAATCACTTCCATTACTGGTTTTGACATGAGATAAAGACATCTTCTCCTGGTCAGGCTAAAAACTAGTTTGCTGATTCCAGGCAAACAATATTACATTTCGCGAAAAAGACGTAAAATCCTGCCTGCCGCTAAAAAAAGCCGGTTATTCAGACCAGCATTTTCTTTACTTCCTGGTAGGCGGCTGAGGTGAGGTCCTGGACCTCCTGGGGTGTATAGCTTCTGCCGGAGATTATCATTTTTAAGGGGCGGCCGAAGGTTACCCGGATGCGGCCACCACGGAAGATGGCGTTGGTATTTTTAACGGCCACCGGTAAAAGGGGTGCTCCGGTCTTTAGAGCCAGTACCGCCGCCCCGGCCTGGAAGGGGAGCAAGCTTCCGTCCGGGCTCCGGGTGCCCTCAGCAAATATACCTAGGACCTGGCCCTGGTGGAGGACCTGTAGGGCGGTTTTCAGGGCCGCTCGGTCCACTTCCCCCCGGCGCACCGGAAAGGCCTGCAGGCCCTTTATGATGTACTTGAAAATCGGAATATGAAAAAGCTCTTCCTTGGCCATAAAGCGCACCAGGCGCGGGCAGGCTACACCTACAGCCACTGGATCCAGGTAGGAGACGTGGTTGGCAACGATGACCACCGGTCCTGCCTCCGGTACGTGTTCCCGGCCCCGGACTTCCCAGCGGCAGATAAAGCGGAGGAAAAGGTAACAGACGAACTTGGCGAAGTGATAAAACACCTGAGAACCTCCGAAATGAGATGTGTGAGGTGGGAGGTGAGAGGCTTGTCGAAACTGGCTACGCCAGTTTCAGATTAAAGCTTGCTCGCCTCTCATTTTCCACTGCTCGCTGGCGGCGGCTCGCCGCCATAAGGGGCTCCTCCGAAAATAGGGTTCCACTAATCAGGCGACTATTGGTTAGCAACAATCAAGGCCAGCAACCGGGCTACCACATCCTCAACTGTCATCTGGCCGGTATCGATAATAATGGCATCAGGGGCTGGTTTTAAGGGAGCCACCTCCCGCCCGCTATCCAGGGCATCCCGCTGGCGGATTTCTTCCTTAATCGTTTCCAGCTCGACTGATTGGCCGGCGGCCAGAAGTTCCCGGTGACGCCGGCGGGCCCGTTCTTCCAGGCTGGCCGTCAGGAAGAATTTATAGGGGGCCCGGGGCAGGACCCAGGTACCGATATCGCGGCCGTCCATGACTACCCGGTTGGAGGCAGCCATTTCCCGCTGGAACTCTACCAGGCGTTGCCGTACCCCGGGTACGCTTGCTACCAGGGATACCTGCCGGGAGATGTCGGCCTGCCTGATGGCGGTTGTAACCTCTTCACCGTCGCAATAAACAGCTACATCCCTGGCGCCCCGGTCCTCCAGGCGGATAGTAGTCTCCTGCGCCAGTTCGACCAGGCGCCGGCTGTCATCGGGGCTGATGCCCTGGCGCAGGGCCTTCCAGGTCAGGGCTCGATACATGGCGCCGGTATCGATATAGAGATAGCCAAGCCTGGCCGCCAGGAGCCGGGCTACGGTGCTCTTACCAGCACCGGCAGGACCATCGATGGCAATATTACCCTTCAATACCTAATCATCCTTCATCTTTTTGGACTATAACTCCCAGCCGGGCCAGGTCGGCCGTAAAACCGGGGTAAGATACGGCCATACATTCGGCCCCCCGGATCACCGTGGTACCGGTAGCCACCAGGCCGGCTACGGCCAGGGCCATGGCCAGGCGGTGATCGCCGTGGCTGTCCACCACGGCCCCGCGAAGGTGACTCCGGCCCGTGATCAGGAAGCCATCGGACCGGGGGGTAATATCCGCCCCCATCCGGGCCAGTTCCCCGGCCACCAGGGTAATGCGATCGCTTTCTTTAACCTTTAATTCGGCGGCGTCCCTGATGCTGGTTTCACCTTCGGCCAGGGCGGCGGCCACCGCCAGTACCGGTATCTCATCAATCAACCGCGGGATTAGGGACCCGCCTATCTCCAGGCCCCGCAGGCTGCTGGAGGAAACCCGTATTCTCCCGGCAGGCTCGCCGCCGGTTTCTTCCCCCGGGGTTATCTCTAGCTGCGCTTCCATAGCCAATAAGGTGTCGATTATCCCCGTACGGGTCGGGTTTAAGTTTACGCCCTCCAGGGTAATGTCAGCCCGGGGGTGCAGGCAACCGGCCACCAGGAAAAAGGCGGCCGCGGAGATATCCCCGGGCACGTTAATGGTCAGGGGGTTAAGGAGTTGCCGGCCCCTGATCCTTATCCGGGTACCCTTTACCTGGAGGTCGGCCCCGGCGGCCCGGAGCATGCGCTCACTATGATCCCGGGAGGGATAGGGCTCGGTAATGACCGTTTCCCCGGGGGTAAAGAGACCAGCCAGGAGGAGAGCCGATTTCACTTGGGCGCTGGCCACGGGGAGGGTGTACTCCAGGGGCCGCAGATTGCCGCCCCGGACGCTTAAAGGGGCCAGTTCGCCGTCGCATCGGCCCCAGATCTTTGCCCCCATGGCTTGCAAGGGCCCGGTCACCCGGCCCATAGGCCGCCGGCGCAGGGAGGCATCGCCGCTCAGAACGCTGTAAAAGGGTTGCCCGGCCAGCACCCCCAGGAGAAGGCGCATAGTGGTGCCGGAGTTACCGGCATCGAGGACTGTTTCCGGTTCGCAGAGGGAATTTAAGCCCCGCCCCCGCACTGTTACCCGACCAGCATCCGGTCCGGTAATGTCAACCCCCAGGGCACGCAGGCAGGCCAGGGTACTAAGGCAGTCGGCTCCCGCTAGAAAACCGT
Proteins encoded in this region:
- a CDS encoding DUF512 domain-containing protein — translated: MPDARAVITAVRPDSIAAELGIAPGDEVVAINGEPVPDLIAYRYLCADENLQVEIKKAAGETWLLDIEKDYSEDLGLEFANPTFDGLRHCANKCLFCFVDQMPAGLRRGLYLKDDDYRYSFLHGNFITLTNLQPADWDYIRRWHLSPLYVSVHTTNPELRQQILGNHRAGAIMDQLQRLAAAGIQVHTQIVLCPGLNDGPELTRTIRDLSGLFPAVQSIAVVPVGLTSGREKLFPLRRVGPVAAREIVTRIAAWQADFRQRYGRGLVYGADELYLLAGLPLPPAGYYDDFPQTENGIGITRLFLDEFAGALKENRPAPAQPRRVAVATGTLAAPLLSGLVQRLTQENPGLAARVVAIPNRFFGPEVTVAGLLTGRDLRTGLEEAVSWAREKKGEIILPDVMLKSDTPVFLDDLTPEDLARQLGITVRVAPTTGEGLVHSLFRRIPSWG
- a CDS encoding DUF3189 family protein, whose product is MIVVYACFNGTHAGVIAAALHLGWLTPAQLPDWRQLKKLPHFDAPEGRGGLRYLSRDRTGAAIYTAAVGNDGAAARLAVASFLAIMGREQGEVVWLDVSRHVSLSWRVGGFCRRYRHLATPGRWLLCWSLRRDYQTLAGLVEGVRRSMAGGLKKPAPASGLRPRLQVKT
- a CDS encoding DUF3189 family protein; protein product: MQVIYHCFGGSHSSVTAAAIHLGLLPRDRLPAAAELMSLPYFDARSRGEEGEIKYMGRDPYGNDIYAAGKKNLGERFEALLYDLAAALELPRRELLLLNTSPFVNRLMVLGGFTSRRLGMTTPGRPLVILGTRRAYFQLVAFVDRHRPLWQGGNHCRQEGATPAAKQG
- the spoIIP gene encoding stage II sporulation protein P, which gives rise to MSKISRSIRIWGGLGLLVLALVMLGVASLRNQDQAPAARVFSLAELLPGNHTTGQYSVLVDEQGRVLDMMARKVYIHDEFISADNHRYRVIRIEGNRGICREIGIEQISLNEEEAPALAGQPAPAGSATPAQAGSQIIGVYHSHDDESYVPSDGTESIPGNGGILKVGSAFSDRLRSLGLTVIHDTTSHAPHDDGSYRRSRRTALSLLQKGAAALFDIHRDGVPDPTFYRRTINGQDVTMVRLVVGRENQNMGANLDYAKRLKAAADARYPGLIRGIFIGAGSYNQDLTPRAMLLEVGTHTNTRQEAERGAALFADVVPPVLGFAATPTAARTPSTAADWKGVFFVLLAFVLGGGIFLLISAGSWEKAVARLKQFTSIEWVNLLGWRRASKPLVNKGLKGNAGKEKETEEMDEEGGAVRPLAKPYANLETNDERADWQKD
- a CDS encoding DUF1614 domain-containing protein; amino-acid sequence: MTGYTIGVLLLVIIFGLVYFGLAHRVLDRLYLNDRTALVLIVAMIVGSFINIPLTSGRVVTSINVGGALIPLGLAVYVLYRAGTARETGRALLGAVVTAAVLFGITYITRGREAWNVYALNLLDPLYYYPFVAGLVAYLVGRSRRAAFVGAILGVLLLDLTDLIFYLRLGLRGTVAFGGAGIIDATFMAAVVAVLLAELIGEIRERMQGGPQIGTHDRSLLAGLKGPALKQAPASTNTETTQGRGGEGNE
- the fni gene encoding type 2 isopentenyl-diphosphate Delta-isomerase, translated to MNDIDNEGRGRRKLEHLRLFQGDNNDGNGLEDVHIIHQALPELDWSDIDLSCRWLGKTLAAPFIINALTGGPPETTAINAALARVARRTGIALAVGSQKGAVENKDWRASFTVVRRENPDGLILANIGAGNSPATAAEAADMIAADGLQVHLNAAQELVMPEGDRSFRGWLGNIRDLVNTLEVPVIAKEVGFGLSREAARQLYHAGVRILDVGGRGGTDFAAIENRRRERQITALAEWGLPTAVSILEIKELGLPVEIVSTGGIRHALDAARALALGARIVGVAGYFLKILLEEGEENLAQEILHWQEDLKRICLLTGCATPAELASSPIVITGQTRAWLDGLRRRQV
- a CDS encoding bifunctional 4-hydroxy-3-methylbut-2-enyl diphosphate reductase/30S ribosomal protein S1, whose amino-acid sequence is MSKPVMEVIVADYAGFCFGVTRAVEKARRAPKPVASLGMLIHNPQVVEQLAREGVRPAASLEEVDCDRVLIRSHGTTPETLGQARARGLEIIDATCPYVRRAQRLAQKMAAAGYQVVIVGEAGHPEVQGLLGWAGPGAVVVPDKEAAAALPFHQRRAVLAQTTQPESRLMEVAAALRSNTDTLVVHNTVCQATHQRQEAAVRLARQVDVMVVVGGKESANTRHLAELCRATGTPTYHVERAGELCRQWFINTRRVGVTGGASTPAWIIEEVVVMLTGEEKTMVPEEEKEPVTAQEPAAAGEPLAPAAPEGNAAVSEPENGAGVPAAGAENAAADWDQEAPEVAPEEAGTPEEQRSEMQQITARMPELRRGSVVRGTVIQVNENEVMVDVGGKSEGIIPLNELSHRNVTDPHEVVAVGDTIEVMVLRPENEEGHPVLSKRRADRRVAWERLEEKLASGEEITGEVIEVVKGGLLIDVGVRGFLPASLVERGYVEDLNAYLGQNLRLRVIELDRSKNKVVLSRKAILEEEYEKQRQATWESLEVGQVRTGIVRRLTNFGAFVDLGGVDGLLHVSEISWGRVEHPRDALSEGQEIEVKVLGIDREGGKVSLGRKQLLPNPWDTAAERYPVGTVVEGKVLRLAPFGAFVEVEPGIEGLVHISQLADRHVDKPEDVVSVGETIPVKVLGVDQEAQRMSLSLRQAAREKARKQPRPAEKAAEPQNDSGVKLGDLFGELFEENQSSNQ
- a CDS encoding lysophospholipid acyltransferase family protein; protein product: MFYHFAKFVCYLFLRFICRWEVRGREHVPEAGPVVIVANHVSYLDPVAVGVACPRLVRFMAKEELFHIPIFKYIIKGLQAFPVRRGEVDRAALKTALQVLHQGQVLGIFAEGTRSPDGSLLPFQAGAAVLALKTGAPLLPVAVKNTNAIFRGGRIRVTFGRPLKMIISGRSYTPQEVQDLTSAAYQEVKKMLV
- the cmk gene encoding (d)CMP kinase, with amino-acid sequence MKGNIAIDGPAGAGKSTVARLLAARLGYLYIDTGAMYRALTWKALRQGISPDDSRRLVELAQETTIRLEDRGARDVAVYCDGEEVTTAIRQADISRQVSLVASVPGVRQRLVEFQREMAASNRVVMDGRDIGTWVLPRAPYKFFLTASLEERARRRHRELLAAGQSVELETIKEEIRQRDALDSGREVAPLKPAPDAIIIDTGQMTVEDVVARLLALIVANQ
- the aroA gene encoding 3-phosphoshikimate 1-carboxyvinyltransferase produces the protein MNLIIQSPRALTGVITPPGDKSISHRAALIGALADGTTTINGFLAGADCLSTLACLRALGVDITGPDAGRVTVRGRGLNSLCEPETVLDAGNSGTTMRLLLGVLAGQPFYSVLSGDASLRRRPMGRVTGPLQAMGAKIWGRCDGELAPLSVRGGNLRPLEYTLPVASAQVKSALLLAGLFTPGETVITEPYPSRDHSERMLRAAGADLQVKGTRIRIRGRQLLNPLTINVPGDISAAAFFLVAGCLHPRADITLEGVNLNPTRTGIIDTLLAMEAQLEITPGEETGGEPAGRIRVSSSSLRGLEIGGSLIPRLIDEIPVLAVAAALAEGETSIRDAAELKVKESDRITLVAGELARMGADITPRSDGFLITGRSHLRGAVVDSHGDHRLAMALAVAGLVATGTTVIRGAECMAVSYPGFTADLARLGVIVQKDEG